The following are from one region of the Cytobacillus firmus genome:
- a CDS encoding AbrB/MazE/SpoVT family DNA-binding domain-containing protein — protein MKSTGIVRKVDELGRVVIPIELRRTLGIAEKDALEIYVDDERIILKKYKPNMTCHVTGEVSDDNITLANGKLILSRDGAEQLLKEIQNTFETVK, from the coding sequence ATGAAATCTACAGGTATTGTTCGTAAAGTTGATGAGCTTGGCCGCGTAGTAATCCCTATTGAACTAAGACGCACACTTGGAATCGCTGAAAAGGATGCTTTGGAAATCTACGTAGATGACGAAAGAATCATCCTTAAAAAGTACAAGCCAAACATGACTTGCCACGTTACCGGGGAAGTATCTGATGATAATATCACACTTGCTAACGGCAAACTAATCTTAAGCCGTGACGGTGCAGAGCAGCTGTTAAAAGAAATTCAAAACACTTTTGAAACTGTTAAATAA
- the rsmI gene encoding 16S rRNA (cytidine(1402)-2'-O)-methyltransferase, whose amino-acid sequence MWQQKSFEHEETKGILYLVPTPIGNLEDMSFRAVRILKEADFIAAEDTRNTKKLCNHFEIDTPIISYHEHNKEISGQKLLEKVANGAKIALVSDAGMPAISDPGYDLVTAAAEEKLTVVPLPGANAALTGLIASGINTQPFYFYGFLNRQKKHKKQELEDLSRQSATVILYEAPHRLKETLSLMSVVMGNRNIALCRELTKRYEEFIRGTVEEVMEWASSGGEVRGEFVIIIEGTSETVQEAEAAWWENHSIEDHVRHYIEETGLSSKEAIKQTAKDRELNKRDVYHAYHIEE is encoded by the coding sequence ATGTGGCAGCAAAAAAGCTTTGAGCATGAAGAGACAAAAGGAATTTTATATTTAGTCCCGACTCCAATCGGCAATCTGGAAGACATGAGCTTCAGGGCGGTTAGAATCCTGAAGGAAGCGGACTTTATTGCAGCGGAGGATACGCGCAATACAAAGAAGCTATGCAATCATTTTGAGATTGACACACCCATCATCAGCTATCATGAACATAATAAGGAAATCAGCGGACAGAAGCTGCTTGAAAAAGTGGCCAATGGCGCAAAAATTGCCCTTGTCAGTGATGCAGGGATGCCTGCGATTTCAGACCCGGGCTATGACCTTGTAACAGCGGCTGCTGAAGAAAAGCTGACAGTGGTGCCCCTTCCCGGTGCGAATGCTGCATTAACCGGCCTGATTGCTTCCGGCATCAACACCCAGCCTTTTTATTTCTATGGGTTTTTGAACAGGCAGAAGAAACACAAGAAGCAGGAGCTCGAGGATCTCTCTAGGCAATCGGCAACCGTCATCTTATATGAAGCTCCCCATCGCCTGAAGGAAACCCTCTCACTGATGTCTGTGGTCATGGGCAACAGGAATATTGCGTTATGCCGTGAACTGACGAAGAGATATGAAGAATTTATCCGGGGAACTGTAGAAGAAGTGATGGAATGGGCTTCAAGCGGCGGCGAAGTGAGAGGAGAATTTGTGATTATTATTGAAGGGACTTCCGAAACTGTGCAGGAGGCAGAAGCTGCCTGGTGGGAGAATCATTCGATTGAGGATCATGTCAGACATTATATAGAAGAAACTGGACTCTCGAGCAAGGAAGCCATCAAGCAAACTGCAAAAGATCGGGAATTAAATAAGCGGGATGTTTACCATGCTTATCATATAGAAGAATAA
- a CDS encoding GIY-YIG nuclease family protein, with product MENSHFFYVLHCRDGSLYAGYTNDLEKRVKVHNEGKGAKYTRGRGPVELVFSRSFSEKGEAMRAEYEFKQLSRKKKDEFLMKETGGTYVAAKKL from the coding sequence ATGGAGAATAGCCATTTTTTTTACGTTCTCCATTGCCGTGATGGCAGCTTGTATGCAGGTTACACCAATGATCTTGAAAAACGGGTGAAGGTCCATAATGAAGGAAAAGGGGCCAAGTATACCAGAGGAAGAGGACCGGTTGAGCTGGTCTTCTCCCGTTCCTTTTCGGAAAAAGGCGAAGCGATGAGAGCGGAATATGAATTCAAACAATTGTCCCGGAAGAAGAAGGACGAGTTTTTAATGAAAGAGACGGGTGGTACATATGTGGCAGCAAAAAAGCTTTGA
- a CDS encoding tRNA1(Val) (adenine(37)-N6)-methyltransferase has product MDFLKEGERLDYLLAEDMRIIQSPAVFSFSLDAVLLARFVYVPIQKGNLIDLCSGNGVIPLFLSTRTKGAITGVEIQERLHDMAVRSIEYNKLQDRIKMIQGDIKEIHQELGYGKFDVVTCNPPYFPTPSKDEINENEHLAIARHEILCTLEDAVKASSGLARQGGKVAFVHRPGRFLDIVTLMRKYKLEPKRVQFVYPKVGKEANTLLIEAVKNGNPDLKILPPLFVYNEENEYTPEMREILYGE; this is encoded by the coding sequence ATGGATTTTTTAAAAGAAGGGGAGCGGCTGGACTATTTGCTGGCTGAAGATATGAGAATCATCCAAAGCCCGGCCGTTTTTTCTTTTTCACTGGATGCTGTCCTGCTGGCCCGGTTTGTGTATGTGCCGATTCAAAAAGGCAATCTTATTGATTTGTGCAGTGGAAATGGTGTGATTCCGCTTTTTTTGAGCACAAGAACAAAGGGGGCCATTACAGGCGTCGAAATTCAGGAGCGTCTGCATGATATGGCGGTCAGAAGCATTGAATACAATAAGCTTCAAGACCGGATTAAGATGATTCAGGGGGATATTAAAGAGATCCATCAGGAATTAGGTTATGGAAAATTTGATGTTGTCACCTGCAACCCGCCTTACTTTCCAACACCTTCTAAGGATGAAATCAATGAAAATGAGCATTTGGCGATTGCCCGCCATGAAATTCTGTGTACGCTTGAGGATGCGGTGAAAGCGTCAAGCGGGCTTGCGAGACAGGGAGGCAAGGTGGCATTTGTGCACAGGCCGGGCAGGTTCCTCGACATTGTCACCCTAATGCGCAAGTATAAGCTGGAGCCGAAAAGGGTGCAGTTTGTTTATCCGAAGGTCGGAAAAGAAGCAAACACCCTGCTGATTGAGGCAGTCAAAAACGGCAATCCGGACCTGAAAATCCTGCCTCCTTTATTTGTATATAATGAAGAAAATGAATACACACCCGAAATGAGAGAGATTTTATATGGAGAATAG
- the yabA gene encoding DNA replication initiation control protein YabA, which yields MDKKEIFDSVSNMETQIGELYQQLGELKQHLAEILEENNSLKLENEHLRRHLDIPAEKESTSAKKSKSEQSADAADNDRVIDIGEGYDNLARLYQEGFHICNLHFGSPRKEGDCLFCLSFLNKK from the coding sequence GTGGATAAAAAAGAAATCTTTGACTCTGTGAGTAATATGGAAACCCAAATTGGAGAGTTATATCAGCAGCTTGGTGAGTTAAAGCAGCATTTGGCAGAAATACTTGAAGAGAATAACTCTTTGAAGCTGGAAAATGAACATTTACGACGTCATTTAGACATACCTGCAGAAAAGGAAAGTACATCGGCGAAAAAAAGCAAATCAGAGCAGTCTGCCGATGCTGCAGATAATGATAGGGTGATTGATATTGGCGAAGGCTATGATAACCTGGCACGCCTCTATCAGGAAGGCTTTCACATTTGCAATCTCCATTTCGGCAGCCCGCGTAAAGAGGGAGACTGTCTGTTTTGCCTGTCTTTCCTGAATAAGAAGTAA
- a CDS encoding PSP1 domain-containing protein: MYDVVGVRFKKAGKIYYFDPGDLSIQKDDFVIVETVRGVEYGKVVIAPKQVDEHDVVLPLKKVLRIADQKDRMIVEENKQAAKEAYEVCCEKVQTHQLDMKLVDVEYTFDRNKVIFYFTADGRVDFRELVKDLAAIFRTRIELRQIGVRDEAKMLGGIGPCGRMLCCSTFLGDFDPVSIKMAKDQNLSLNPTKISGLCGRLMCCLKYENDEYEAAKEMLPDLGEWIQTPDGAGKVVGLNILERVLQVDVKEAERVLEYTLDEILKQGAVSVQSTD; encoded by the coding sequence TTGTATGATGTAGTAGGAGTGCGCTTTAAAAAAGCGGGCAAGATTTATTATTTTGATCCCGGAGATCTCTCAATACAAAAGGATGACTTTGTCATTGTCGAAACTGTCCGAGGCGTTGAATACGGAAAAGTGGTAATTGCCCCGAAGCAGGTTGATGAGCATGATGTTGTCCTTCCATTAAAAAAGGTTCTTCGTATTGCAGATCAAAAGGATCGCATGATTGTTGAGGAGAACAAGCAGGCCGCCAAGGAAGCATACGAGGTATGCTGTGAAAAGGTACAAACACATCAGCTTGATATGAAGCTGGTGGATGTTGAATATACATTTGACCGAAATAAGGTCATCTTCTACTTTACGGCTGATGGCCGGGTTGACTTCCGCGAGCTTGTCAAAGATCTCGCAGCCATCTTCCGGACAAGGATTGAACTTCGCCAGATTGGTGTGAGGGATGAGGCAAAAATGCTGGGCGGTATTGGACCATGCGGCAGAATGCTGTGCTGTTCCACTTTCCTGGGTGACTTTGATCCTGTATCCATTAAGATGGCAAAGGACCAGAATCTATCGCTGAACCCAACGAAAATATCGGGTTTATGCGGCCGCTTAATGTGCTGCCTGAAATATGAAAATGATGAGTATGAAGCAGCAAAAGAAATGCTCCCGGATCTTGGGGAATGGATTCAGACCCCGGATGGAGCCGGAAAAGTGGTAGGCTTGAATATATTGGAGCGTGTGCTGCAGGTTGATGTAAAAGAAGCCGAGCGCGTCCTCGAATATACACTGGATGAAATTTTAAAACAAGGTGCTGTATCAGTTCAGTCCACAGATTAA
- the holB gene encoding DNA polymerase III subunit delta' yields the protein MGKTWEQLEAIQPVVLKMFKNSIVKDRLAHAYLFEGMKGTGKREASMLLAKSRFCREPLEGYVPCETCSNCKRINSGNHPDVHILEPDGLSIKKNQIQSLQEEFSKTGVESRRKLYVIVHADKMTVNAANSLLKFLEEPHSETTAVLITEQSQQMLPTILSRCQSISFKPLSPAEMIQQLKNNGVDPAQAPLLAQITNNLDEALQYSSDDWFVQAQKIVLKLYEVVKKNPLEAMVALQEDWFLHFKEKEQIDRGLDLLLLIFKDLLYIQLGKQDQVVHQNERKRLEQFALQSSTKRLTEQMTAVLEAKRKLQANMNPQLLMEQLVLKLQEGSSFV from the coding sequence GTGGGAAAAACGTGGGAACAGCTGGAGGCTATACAGCCAGTTGTATTAAAAATGTTTAAAAATAGCATAGTAAAGGATCGGCTGGCCCACGCCTACTTGTTTGAAGGGATGAAAGGAACAGGAAAGCGGGAAGCAAGCATGCTTTTGGCGAAGAGCCGATTCTGCCGTGAGCCGCTTGAAGGATATGTTCCATGTGAAACATGTTCAAACTGCAAAAGGATAAACAGCGGAAATCATCCGGATGTTCATATTCTGGAGCCGGACGGGCTTTCTATCAAAAAAAATCAGATTCAAAGCCTGCAGGAAGAGTTTTCAAAGACCGGGGTAGAATCCAGGCGGAAACTGTATGTGATTGTTCATGCTGACAAAATGACAGTGAACGCTGCCAACAGTCTGCTTAAATTTCTGGAGGAACCCCATTCAGAGACGACCGCTGTGCTGATTACCGAGCAGTCACAGCAGATGCTTCCTACTATTCTATCCCGCTGCCAGTCCATTTCTTTTAAACCATTATCTCCTGCTGAAATGATTCAGCAGTTAAAAAATAATGGAGTGGATCCTGCCCAGGCACCATTACTTGCACAAATTACCAATAATTTGGATGAAGCTTTACAATATAGTTCAGATGATTGGTTTGTACAAGCACAAAAAATAGTGTTAAAATTATATGAAGTGGTAAAGAAAAATCCGCTTGAGGCAATGGTTGCCCTTCAGGAGGATTGGTTCTTGCACTTTAAAGAAAAAGAGCAGATTGATCGCGGCTTGGATCTATTACTTCTTATTTTTAAAGATTTACTATATATTCAGCTTGGGAAACAAGACCAGGTTGTCCATCAGAACGAACGAAAACGTTTAGAGCAGTTTGCGCTGCAATCTTCCACCAAACGCCTGACGGAACAGATGACGGCTGTTTTGGAAGCCAAAAGAAAATTGCAGGCAAATATGAATCCGCAGCTGTTGATGGAACAGCTTGTGCTAAAATTGCAGGAGGGATCTTCCTTTGTATGA
- a CDS encoding YaaR family protein, producing MKINQELRLKMENVRNEQKQAAGNGVKFSEMVQKQDQKMQSSQLQGLLKDIDAAGERLARSRTFKDLAKFKTLVKKFVKEAVDFGMELRQSHSWNQHGQGRSLKVVETVDEKLSELTDELMKKEESSIDILGKVGEIKGLLINLYM from the coding sequence ATGAAAATTAATCAGGAACTTCGGCTCAAGATGGAAAATGTCCGTAATGAGCAGAAGCAGGCAGCCGGGAACGGTGTTAAATTTTCTGAAATGGTGCAAAAGCAGGACCAGAAAATGCAGTCTTCCCAGCTTCAGGGTCTGTTAAAGGATATAGATGCCGCGGGAGAACGGCTGGCCCGCTCCAGAACCTTTAAGGATCTGGCTAAATTTAAAACGCTTGTGAAAAAGTTTGTGAAGGAAGCGGTTGATTTTGGAATGGAGCTGAGGCAATCGCACAGCTGGAACCAGCATGGACAGGGCCGGTCTCTGAAAGTGGTGGAAACGGTTGATGAAAAGCTTTCAGAGCTGACAGATGAATTAATGAAAAAAGAAGAATCTTCTATTGATATATTAGGAAAAGTCGGAGAGATTAAGGGACTCCTAATAAATTTATATATGTAA
- a CDS encoding cyclic-di-AMP receptor — protein sequence MKLILAVIQDQDSNKLMNALVDNNFRATKLASTGGFLKSGNTTFMIGTEDIRVERAMQIIKENCRARDQLVAPVSPMGGNADSYVPYPVEVEVGGATVFVLPVEQFHHF from the coding sequence ATGAAATTAATTCTGGCAGTCATTCAGGATCAGGACAGCAATAAGCTAATGAATGCTCTGGTTGACAATAACTTTCGTGCGACAAAATTGGCCAGCACGGGCGGATTCTTGAAATCAGGCAATACAACGTTCATGATCGGAACAGAGGATATCCGTGTGGAGAGAGCCATGCAGATTATTAAGGAAAATTGCAGAGCAAGAGACCAGCTGGTTGCACCGGTATCGCCGATGGGCGGAAACGCTGATTCTTATGTGCCATACCCTGTTGAAGTTGAGGTTGGCGGTGCGACAGTCTTTGTTCTGCCAGTCGAGCAGTTCCATCATTTTTAA
- the tmk gene encoding dTMP kinase, translating into MKKGKFITVEGPEGAGKTTIIDMLATNLAKEGYQVLQTREPGGIEIAEQIRSVILDKKNTKMDPRTEALLYAAARRQHLAEKVKPALDEGSIILCDRFIDSSLAYQGYARGLGIEEVYSINSFAIEGMMPELTLYFDIDPEAGLERINQHKGREVNRLDLEKLDFHHKVREGYLKLMELYPERIFKIDASKPLEEVYQQAVTKLKERI; encoded by the coding sequence ATGAAAAAAGGTAAGTTTATTACGGTCGAAGGACCTGAGGGTGCCGGAAAGACTACGATTATTGATATGCTGGCAACTAATCTGGCAAAGGAAGGCTATCAGGTGCTTCAGACAAGAGAACCTGGCGGAATTGAGATCGCTGAGCAAATCCGAAGTGTCATACTTGATAAAAAGAATACAAAGATGGACCCGAGAACAGAGGCTCTGCTGTATGCGGCAGCCAGAAGGCAGCACCTGGCCGAGAAAGTAAAGCCGGCACTGGATGAGGGATCTATCATTTTATGTGACCGGTTTATTGATAGCTCTCTTGCCTATCAGGGTTATGCAAGAGGACTTGGCATTGAGGAGGTCTACTCCATCAACAGCTTTGCCATTGAAGGCATGATGCCCGAACTGACTTTGTATTTTGATATAGATCCTGAAGCCGGGCTGGAAAGAATCAATCAGCATAAAGGACGTGAAGTGAACCGCCTGGACCTGGAAAAGCTCGACTTTCACCATAAAGTGCGGGAGGGCTATCTGAAGCTAATGGAGCTTTACCCGGAGCGCATCTTTAAGATCGATGCTTCAAAGCCATTGGAGGAAGTGTATCAGCAGGCGGTGACTAAGCTGAAAGAACGAATATAA
- a CDS encoding aminotransferase class I/II-fold pyridoxal phosphate-dependent enzyme: MNQKNTPLWNQLQIHASHQPLSFHVPGHKNGFLAAGEGADYFKHILKLDATELSGLDDLHSPEGVILEAQELLASLYEVSKSFFLVNGSTAGNLAMVLSAADENETVLVQRNCHKSILNGITLAKAKPVFLAPEFNEEWGVAGGVALETVKEAIRQYPDAKAIILTYPNYYGMVYDLENIIHCAHDHGIPVLVDEAHGAHLMGGSHFPASAVQLQADLTVQSAHKTLPAMTMGAYLHFNSRFIKEEKVTNYLGILQSSSPSYPIMASLDLARAYLASFSKKDEEALLEKIGYFRKSLNSIKGIKVLPFQHHNGDPLKVTIQSETTLSGFDLQTLLEKHGIFTEMADPYNVLFVLPLLKNDMDYPFDRVVECLKEELTSFQPAERQERITFSKKPVSGLALEQKEQSQHTIKTVALEEAAGKICAQQVIPYPPGIPLLYPGEIIESEDIENIRFQIQAGARFQNGDNLKAGRINIFQDL, translated from the coding sequence ATGAATCAAAAAAACACTCCATTATGGAATCAATTACAAATACATGCTTCACACCAGCCGTTATCCTTTCATGTGCCGGGCCATAAGAATGGGTTTCTTGCAGCTGGTGAGGGAGCAGATTATTTTAAACATATTTTAAAGCTTGATGCTACGGAGCTCAGCGGACTGGATGATTTGCATTCTCCTGAAGGGGTCATCCTGGAGGCACAGGAGCTGCTTGCCAGCCTGTATGAAGTTTCAAAAAGCTTTTTCCTTGTGAACGGATCGACTGCAGGGAATCTTGCCATGGTCCTGTCAGCCGCAGACGAAAATGAGACTGTACTGGTCCAGCGGAACTGCCATAAATCCATCCTGAATGGCATTACTTTGGCTAAAGCGAAGCCGGTCTTTTTAGCGCCTGAGTTTAATGAAGAGTGGGGCGTCGCCGGGGGAGTGGCTTTAGAAACGGTTAAAGAGGCGATCAGGCAATATCCGGATGCAAAAGCAATCATTTTAACCTATCCGAATTATTATGGAATGGTCTACGACCTTGAAAATATTATACACTGTGCCCACGATCATGGTATTCCGGTGCTGGTGGATGAGGCACATGGAGCCCATTTAATGGGCGGGAGCCATTTTCCCGCTTCGGCCGTTCAGCTTCAGGCAGATCTTACTGTACAATCGGCACATAAAACGCTGCCTGCTATGACGATGGGTGCTTATCTGCATTTTAACAGCCGGTTTATAAAGGAAGAAAAAGTGACCAACTATCTGGGGATACTTCAATCAAGCAGCCCTTCCTATCCGATTATGGCTTCTCTTGATTTGGCAAGGGCTTATTTAGCTTCATTTTCAAAAAAGGATGAGGAAGCACTGCTAGAAAAGATCGGGTATTTCAGGAAGAGTCTTAACAGTATTAAAGGCATTAAGGTACTGCCATTCCAACATCACAACGGTGACCCTTTAAAGGTAACCATCCAGTCAGAAACCACACTCAGCGGGTTTGACCTGCAGACTCTTCTGGAGAAGCACGGGATCTTTACGGAAATGGCGGATCCCTATAATGTCCTGTTCGTTTTACCACTTTTGAAGAACGATATGGATTATCCATTTGACCGGGTTGTTGAATGTTTGAAAGAGGAATTGACATCATTCCAACCGGCAGAACGCCAGGAAAGAATCACTTTTAGTAAAAAGCCTGTCTCTGGCCTTGCCCTTGAGCAAAAGGAACAGAGTCAGCACACCATTAAAACGGTGGCATTGGAAGAGGCGGCCGGTAAAATATGCGCTCAGCAGGTAATTCCTTATCCGCCAGGCATTCCGCTCTTATATCCGGGTGAAATCATTGAGAGCGAAGATATCGAAAACATCAGATTTCAAATTCAGGCCGGAGCACGGTTTCAAAATGGAGACAATTTAAAAGCAGGCAGGATCAACATTTTTCAGGATCTATAA
- a CDS encoding sigma factor G inhibitor Gin encodes MGSLLAKKQAGEECVICEQEKTRGIHLYTSFICTDCENDLITTDTSHPKYNYYLKKLRKITMPEIFS; translated from the coding sequence TTGGGTTCGCTATTAGCAAAAAAACAGGCAGGGGAAGAATGTGTCATATGCGAGCAGGAAAAGACCAGGGGAATACATCTATACACTTCTTTTATCTGCACAGATTGTGAAAATGATTTAATCACCACGGATACAAGTCATCCAAAATATAATTATTACTTAAAGAAGCTGCGGAAAATAACA